A single window of Methanothermobacter marburgensis str. Marburg DNA harbors:
- a CDS encoding AEC family transporter: MGSFETVLSILILVLTGHALKLSGMLREEDASSLNRIVINLAIPSLIFTSLYRADLSGIADLFLIPLVCITTGALSGTIASLWARRRGMDSRKTWGIIVAAAMMNSGFLGYPVTEGIFGSEGLLRAIFYDTGTTVMFTSLGLILSFISGAEGTAVVKRAVTFPPLWAFILGVTFNLMGLPVGIAGTVLGYLAGAAVPLIMISLGLSLNFRFLRDSLADATFVSALRLIVSPLIAAFIVYLLSFKGLDFSVTVLEASMPSAMLAAVLAIENDLDVDLVSSCIFMSTILGLVSLPAWSLIL; encoded by the coding sequence ATGGGCTCGTTTGAAACGGTTCTATCCATACTGATCCTTGTCCTCACAGGACATGCACTTAAACTGAGTGGCATGCTGAGGGAGGAGGATGCATCATCCCTCAACAGGATTGTCATCAATCTTGCAATACCTTCCCTGATATTCACGTCACTCTACAGGGCTGATTTAAGTGGAATAGCGGACCTGTTCCTGATACCACTCGTCTGTATAACCACAGGTGCATTATCTGGGACCATAGCATCCCTGTGGGCAAGAAGGAGGGGTATGGATTCCCGAAAAACCTGGGGGATAATTGTGGCTGCAGCAATGATGAACTCAGGTTTCCTGGGTTACCCTGTAACTGAAGGAATATTTGGATCTGAGGGTCTTTTAAGGGCAATATTCTATGATACAGGCACAACAGTTATGTTCACATCCCTTGGGCTTATACTATCATTTATTTCAGGGGCTGAGGGGACTGCAGTCGTTAAAAGGGCAGTCACCTTTCCACCCCTCTGGGCATTCATACTGGGGGTTACCTTCAACCTGATGGGATTACCTGTGGGAATTGCAGGCACGGTTCTTGGTTATCTGGCCGGTGCAGCGGTTCCCCTAATAATGATTTCACTTGGTCTTTCACTGAACTTCAGGTTCCTGAGGGATTCACTGGCTGATGCCACATTTGTGAGTGCCTTGAGGCTCATAGTATCACCTCTGATTGCAGCATTCATTGTTTATCTGCTGTCATTTAAGGGTCTGGACTTCTCTGTAACGGTACTTGAAGCCTCAATGCCCTCGGCCATGCTTGCAGCGGTACTTGCAATTGAGAATGACCTTGATGTTGACCTTGTATCATCGTGCATATTCATGAGCACAATACTGGGTCTCGTGTCACTGCCAGCATGGTCACTTATACTCTAA
- the hdrA gene encoding H(2):CoB-CoM heterodisulfide ferredoxin reductase subunit HdrA, with product MAEEKKETMEEPKIGVYVCHCGVNIGGVVDVEAVRDYAAKLPNVVIAKDYKYYCSDPGQLEIQKDIKELGINRVVVAACSPRLHEPTFRRCVEEAGLNQFLFEFANIREHDSWVHMDNPEGATEKAKDLVRMAVAKARLLEPLEASKVSVDDKALVIGGGVAGIQAALDLADMGFKTYMVEKRPSISGRMGQLDKTFPTLDCSMCILAPKMVDVGKHDNIELITYAEVKEVDGYIGNFKVKIEKKPRYIDEELCTGCGSCVEVCPIEMPNYFDEGIGMTKAVYIPFPQAVPLCATIDKDYCIECMLCDEVCERGAVKHDQEPEEIEIEVGTIIVATGYDAYDPTEKLEYGYGRHTNVITGLELERMINASGPTDGKVLKPSDGEKPKRVAFIHCVGSRDEQIGKPYCSRVCCMYIMKNAQLIKDKMPDTEVTLYYMDIRAFGKGFEEFYKRSQEKYGIKFIRGRPAEVIENPDLTLTVRSEDTLLGKVTEYDYDMVVLGVGLVPPEGAETLRQTIGLSKSADGFLMEAHPKLRPVDTLTDGVYLAGVAQGPKDIPDAVAQASGAAARAAIPMVKGEVEIEPIIAVTDSDVCGGCEVCIELCPFGAISIEEGHANVNVALCKGCGTCVAACPSGAMDQQHFKTEQIMAQIEAALNEPASK from the coding sequence ATGGCAGAAGAAAAAAAAGAAACAATGGAAGAACCAAAAATCGGTGTTTACGTCTGCCACTGCGGTGTGAACATCGGCGGTGTGGTCGACGTTGAGGCTGTAAGGGACTACGCTGCGAAACTACCAAACGTTGTGATTGCAAAGGACTACAAGTACTACTGTTCTGACCCAGGTCAGCTCGAGATACAGAAGGACATCAAGGAACTCGGGATAAACAGGGTAGTTGTGGCTGCATGTTCCCCAAGGCTCCACGAACCAACCTTCAGGAGATGTGTTGAAGAGGCAGGACTCAACCAGTTCCTATTCGAATTTGCAAACATAAGGGAACATGACTCATGGGTCCACATGGACAACCCTGAGGGTGCAACAGAAAAGGCCAAGGACCTTGTGAGGATGGCGGTTGCCAAGGCAAGGCTCCTGGAGCCCCTCGAGGCATCAAAGGTTAGTGTGGATGACAAGGCCCTTGTCATCGGTGGAGGTGTTGCAGGTATACAGGCCGCCCTTGACCTGGCGGACATGGGATTCAAGACCTACATGGTCGAAAAGAGGCCAAGTATCTCAGGAAGAATGGGGCAGCTGGACAAAACCTTCCCAACCCTCGACTGTTCAATGTGTATCCTTGCACCAAAAATGGTGGATGTCGGTAAACACGACAACATTGAACTCATAACCTACGCAGAGGTTAAGGAAGTTGACGGTTACATAGGTAATTTCAAGGTCAAAATCGAGAAGAAACCAAGGTACATAGACGAGGAACTCTGTACCGGATGCGGTTCCTGTGTAGAGGTATGCCCAATTGAAATGCCAAACTACTTCGACGAGGGAATCGGTATGACCAAGGCTGTCTACATACCATTCCCACAGGCTGTCCCCCTCTGCGCAACAATTGACAAGGACTACTGTATAGAGTGCATGCTCTGTGATGAGGTCTGTGAAAGGGGAGCCGTTAAACACGACCAGGAACCAGAGGAAATCGAAATCGAAGTTGGTACAATAATCGTGGCAACAGGATACGACGCCTATGACCCAACAGAGAAACTCGAATACGGTTACGGCCGACACACCAACGTCATAACAGGTCTTGAACTCGAAAGGATGATCAACGCCTCAGGACCAACCGATGGTAAGGTCCTCAAACCATCAGACGGCGAAAAACCAAAGAGGGTTGCATTCATCCACTGTGTGGGTTCAAGGGACGAACAGATTGGAAAACCCTACTGTTCCCGTGTCTGCTGTATGTACATCATGAAGAACGCACAGCTCATCAAGGACAAAATGCCTGACACAGAGGTCACACTCTACTACATGGACATAAGGGCATTCGGTAAAGGATTCGAGGAATTCTACAAACGCTCACAGGAGAAATATGGAATCAAATTCATAAGGGGACGACCCGCTGAGGTCATCGAGAACCCTGACCTCACACTCACAGTGAGATCAGAGGACACACTCCTGGGTAAGGTCACAGAGTACGACTACGACATGGTTGTCCTTGGTGTTGGTCTCGTGCCACCAGAGGGTGCAGAGACACTGAGGCAGACAATCGGTCTATCCAAATCTGCAGACGGGTTCCTCATGGAAGCACACCCAAAACTCAGACCTGTTGACACACTGACAGACGGTGTGTACCTTGCAGGTGTGGCTCAGGGTCCAAAGGACATTCCTGACGCTGTTGCGCAGGCTTCAGGTGCAGCTGCACGTGCAGCAATACCAATGGTCAAGGGTGAAGTGGAAATTGAGCCAATAATCGCAGTTACAGATTCCGATGTCTGCGGTGGCTGTGAGGTCTGCATTGAGCTCTGCCCATTCGGTGCCATAAGCATAGAGGAAGGGCATGCCAACGTCAACGTGGCCCTCTGTAAGGGTTGCGGTACCTGTGTGGCAGCATGCCCATCAGGTGCAATGGACCAGCAGCACTTTAAAACAGAGCAGATCATGGCTCAGATCGAAGCTGCACTCAACGAACCCGCTTCAAAATAG
- the radA gene encoding DNA repair and recombination protein RadA: MVELEDLPNVGAKTAQKLRDAGFGDMMRLATATAKELSVKAEIGEGVAEKVIEAARRAEKIDFETAFDVMERRKDVGRITTGSKALDELIGGGIETQAITEVFGEFGSGKSQLSHELAVTVQLPEERGGLDAEAVFIDTENTFRPERIEQIANAFELDLEEVLNKIHIARAFNSSHQILMAEKVNELIQEGKNIRLVIVDSLTAHFRAEYVGREALATRQQKLNQHLHTLQNIANTYNAAVFVTNQVQARPDAFFGSPTKAIGGHVLGHAATYRLWLKKGLAGKRIARLVDSPHLPEGECVFKITEAGIVD; this comes from the coding sequence ATGGTTGAACTGGAAGATCTACCAAATGTAGGGGCCAAAACGGCACAGAAATTAAGGGACGCAGGATTCGGGGACATGATGCGTCTTGCCACAGCCACCGCCAAGGAACTCTCTGTGAAGGCTGAAATTGGTGAGGGCGTGGCTGAAAAGGTGATAGAGGCCGCCAGAAGGGCTGAGAAGATAGACTTTGAAACAGCCTTTGATGTGATGGAACGTCGAAAGGACGTGGGCCGAATAACAACAGGGAGCAAGGCCTTGGATGAACTCATAGGCGGCGGGATTGAAACACAGGCAATAACTGAGGTTTTCGGAGAGTTTGGATCAGGTAAGAGCCAGCTATCCCATGAACTAGCAGTGACTGTGCAGCTACCAGAGGAAAGGGGTGGCCTGGATGCTGAGGCTGTATTCATAGATACAGAGAACACATTCCGTCCTGAAAGGATAGAGCAGATAGCCAACGCCTTTGAACTGGACCTTGAGGAGGTTCTCAATAAGATACATATTGCAAGGGCATTCAACTCAAGTCACCAGATACTCATGGCAGAGAAGGTGAATGAGCTCATACAGGAGGGCAAGAACATACGCCTTGTAATTGTGGACTCCCTCACAGCCCACTTCAGGGCGGAGTATGTTGGGAGGGAGGCCCTGGCAACAAGGCAGCAGAAGCTCAACCAGCACCTCCACACCCTCCAGAACATAGCAAACACCTACAATGCAGCTGTCTTCGTAACAAACCAGGTTCAGGCAAGACCCGACGCCTTCTTTGGAAGCCCCACAAAGGCTATAGGCGGACACGTCCTGGGCCATGCAGCGACCTACCGCCTGTGGCTCAAGAAGGGACTTGCAGGTAAGAGGATAGCGAGACTTGTTGACAGCCCCCACCTCCCAGAGGGTGAGTGTGTCTTCAAGATAACAGAAGCAGGTATTGTTGATTAA
- a CDS encoding OB-fold nucleic acid binding domain-containing protein, whose amino-acid sequence MKEELKREYERIKDRMSLEEFQELIEKRKEEYGDVGFLDDLAIATTVVDEILENENTMLSEKEEHRMDTISKLEEGAEAPVTGRVMKISSPRTFTTRKGREGKLANVIIADNTGELRTVFWTENMKLLKKFNEGDVIRIRDVRIRGGFGGRKEAHLMPRSRVEVLDPADFPDFPEYREDITPIADLAEDQEVNVIARITGISRVRTFERDGREGRFISLDIMDETGSTTYTIWNNDVGLVEELGLKEGDAVKILGAQTRRRDDSVTLTHTSLTRIVPGEYDVPDYSEKVVKIGDLHEMESATVMGLVTRVHDPVEFERNDGTTGSVRSIEITDDTGSARVTLWDDDTRIKINKGDIVRISGARVEFDEFNQSYRINTNFNTRITVNPESDGSLLKVLEEYREHLRPLKIAEILEMEDEGEEVDVAGRIFSLSDPREFERQDGTGIVRSMELADETGRIRVSLWDEKAEKPLNVGDAVRIENARIRLGLYSVELNTGRTTRIVEPLPEDIENLPSFEELEEMLYTTKKIDELEEDDRNIRIIARVVDLFDPREFQRGDGTPGLVRTVEFADDTGSIRASLWDDAAERPLSIGDAVRIENPRVIYRDDMGGERLELSIGRNSRIEPATERDISGLPSFEELQEILYPLVNIEDLQEDSRNVMIKGELTEMSGRRILSIKCPSCNERLELSDENICNFCGALVDEPRYLLMIPGRIMDDTGEVLITFFGREAEKLLGMSTREVVDIINQSADESALEERVEDLNGVTVEVIGNADFDEYNEEPRFIPRKVVNIEL is encoded by the coding sequence ATGAAGGAAGAACTTAAGAGGGAATATGAAAGGATTAAGGACAGAATGTCCCTTGAGGAATTTCAGGAGCTAATAGAGAAAAGGAAAGAGGAATATGGGGACGTTGGATTTCTGGATGACCTTGCAATTGCAACTACGGTGGTTGATGAGATCCTTGAAAATGAAAATACGATGCTGTCAGAGAAGGAAGAGCACAGGATGGACACCATATCCAAACTTGAGGAGGGTGCAGAGGCACCGGTGACAGGCAGGGTCATGAAAATATCAAGTCCCAGGACCTTCACAACAAGGAAGGGGAGAGAGGGAAAACTCGCCAATGTTATCATCGCAGATAATACAGGTGAACTTCGAACGGTTTTCTGGACAGAGAACATGAAGCTCCTCAAGAAATTCAATGAGGGCGATGTGATCAGGATAAGGGATGTTAGAATAAGGGGTGGATTCGGGGGCAGAAAGGAGGCACATCTCATGCCAAGGTCAAGGGTTGAGGTCCTTGACCCCGCTGATTTTCCGGACTTTCCAGAATACAGGGAGGATATAACACCCATCGCTGACCTTGCCGAGGACCAGGAGGTCAACGTCATTGCAAGAATAACAGGCATATCCCGAGTGAGGACCTTTGAGAGGGATGGCCGTGAGGGAAGGTTCATTTCCCTTGACATAATGGATGAAACAGGTTCAACCACATACACCATCTGGAACAACGACGTAGGCCTTGTGGAGGAGCTTGGTCTTAAGGAGGGAGATGCGGTTAAAATACTGGGGGCCCAGACAAGGAGAAGGGATGATAGTGTAACACTCACACACACCAGCCTCACAAGGATTGTGCCAGGGGAATATGATGTTCCCGATTACAGTGAGAAGGTGGTTAAGATAGGGGACCTCCATGAGATGGAGAGTGCAACTGTGATGGGCCTTGTAACAAGGGTTCATGACCCTGTGGAATTTGAAAGAAACGATGGAACAACGGGCTCTGTAAGATCCATTGAGATTACAGATGATACAGGCTCTGCAAGGGTAACACTCTGGGATGATGACACCCGCATAAAGATCAACAAGGGGGACATTGTAAGGATATCCGGTGCAAGGGTTGAATTTGATGAGTTCAACCAGTCATACCGCATAAATACTAACTTCAACACCCGCATCACCGTCAACCCCGAGTCTGATGGTTCGCTCCTTAAGGTCCTTGAGGAGTACAGGGAACATCTGAGGCCCCTCAAGATAGCCGAGATACTTGAAATGGAGGATGAGGGTGAGGAGGTGGATGTTGCAGGCAGGATATTCAGCCTCAGCGACCCGAGGGAATTTGAGAGGCAGGATGGGACCGGTATCGTGAGGTCAATGGAACTTGCAGATGAGACAGGCAGGATAAGGGTCAGTCTCTGGGACGAGAAAGCAGAAAAACCCCTGAATGTGGGGGATGCGGTGAGAATAGAGAATGCCCGAATAAGACTAGGGCTTTACAGCGTGGAACTCAACACAGGAAGAACAACCAGAATAGTGGAGCCCCTCCCAGAGGATATTGAGAACCTGCCCTCCTTTGAGGAGCTTGAGGAGATGCTCTACACCACAAAGAAGATCGATGAACTTGAGGAGGACGACAGGAACATAAGGATAATTGCGAGGGTGGTTGATCTCTTTGATCCCAGGGAGTTCCAGAGGGGTGACGGGACACCCGGCCTTGTGAGAACCGTTGAATTTGCTGATGACACAGGATCCATAAGGGCAAGCCTCTGGGATGATGCTGCTGAGAGACCACTGAGCATTGGAGATGCGGTGAGAATAGAAAACCCCCGCGTAATCTACAGGGATGATATGGGTGGAGAGAGACTTGAACTCAGCATAGGGAGAAATTCAAGGATTGAACCGGCAACTGAAAGGGATATCAGCGGGTTACCCTCATTTGAGGAGCTCCAGGAGATCTTATATCCTCTTGTAAACATTGAGGACCTTCAGGAGGATTCAAGAAATGTCATGATAAAGGGTGAACTTACAGAAATGTCAGGCAGGAGAATTCTATCCATAAAGTGCCCATCATGCAATGAGAGGCTTGAACTCTCTGACGAGAACATCTGTAACTTCTGCGGCGCCCTTGTGGATGAGCCACGATACCTCCTCATGATCCCTGGAAGGATCATGGATGATACCGGCGAGGTCCTCATAACCTTCTTTGGAAGGGAGGCCGAGAAACTCCTGGGGATGTCCACGAGGGAGGTTGTTGATATCATAAACCAGTCTGCAGATGAATCAGCACTTGAGGAGAGGGTTGAGGACCTTAATGGCGTCACTGTGGAGGTTATCGGAAACGCGGATTTTGATGAATACAATGAGGAACCGAGGTTTATACCCAGAAAAGTTGTGAATATTGAACTTTAA